TAGTCGTGAAGCGTCCGCAGTTTGCGCCGTTACTTGCTAATCAACAGCCGAGTGAAAGCTGGAGTAATGAAGCGGTACGTTTTGACGGTTATTTTGTATAGGGTCTGTTGAATGAATATACTGTTGAATCGGTCGGCTTATAAGTTGAGGAGTAAGAAATGTTAACGCTGGTTATTTGGGCGGTGGGTGCAGGTTTATTATTGATCAATATCATGCTACGTACTCGCATCTTAAGGTTAGAGGCGCGTTTGAAAGAGCAAACAGGAACACAAGCGTATTTGGCTTATTTGCGTCAGCATGCTGGCAAAGGCGATGTTGCAGCCATCAAAGCCCTGCGCAAAAAACATCCTGAGCTGTCTTTGGTTGAGGGCAAAAAACTATGGGATCAGTTATAAAACAATGATGAATAACACAACGATTAGTATAAGAATTGAGTAGTAATGATGTATAAGTCACCAGTCATGAGTCCAAAAGATAAGCTATATGCCTACATGCAGCTGACACGCTTTGATAAGCCTGTGGGTATTGAACTATTACTATGGCCAACTTTATGGGGTGTGATGTTGGCAGCGATGGGTCAGGCGCAGCAGCAAGGGGCAACGGCAGGTCTGCCAAGCCTAAAGATATTTGTGATATTTGCACTGGGCGCGATTTTGATGCGCGCGGCAGGCTGTGCGATTAATGATTTCGCAGACCGTAAAGTCGATGGTCATGTGACTCGCACCAAAGGTCGACCGCTAGCTGATGGGCGCTTATCTGGCAAAGAAGCCATTGCTGCATTTTTAGTGTTGGTATTACTCAGTGCCAGTTTGCTCTTCTTTTTGCCCATTGCCGTGTTTTATTGGTCGCTTGGTGCAGTCATATTAGCGTTCATTTATCCCTTTATGAAGCGCTATACGCATCTGCCACAAGTGTTTTTGGCAGCGGCGTTTGGTTGGGCGATACCGATGGCGTACGTGGCCGTGCAAGGCGCTCCTGATATTTGGTGTTGGCTGTTGTTCATCGCTTATATGTGCTGGACGGTGGCGTATGATACCCAGTACGCCATGGCTGACCGTGAGGATGATCTAAAGATAGGGGTCAAATCAACGGCGATATTATTTGGCCGCTATGATGTGATTATTATCTCGCTACTGCAAATGATTTTTTTGCTCATTATGGGCGTGGTCATGTGGCATTATTTTGCGCCGACGACATTAGGTGTCACCCCAGTCTTTGGTTTGGCGCTAGTAGCGATGATGTTTGCCAAGCAAAACAGCGCTTGTGCCAGCCGTCATGCTTTGACCTGCTTCCAGGCATTTTTGGCCAACATATGGGTAGGACGCTATGTCTTTGCTCTCATCGCCATCGCTTGTCTATGGACGAGCATGAAGGGCTAGAAAATATATAGAATACGTATTAGAGGAACGCTATTTTGCCAACAGTAATATGTTAGTATTCTCTAAAATTAGTACTTATTTTTGGTAAGTAACTTTTATTACTCTAGAGGTTTAAGCCCTTAATAAAGGAATTAAAATGGCAATTGCTCAGCAGGAAGTGTCGATTGTAGAAGGCGCTAATAAGCTTTTCGTTTTTGACGAGATTTACAGTTTTCGAGCTGCTCAAGAGCAGGCTGAAAAAAAGAAATTAAATGCCTTTGGCGTGATGGCAAAACTCAATCCATTAAAGCGGCCACGAGAGGATACGGTACAGTTGTCTCGTAAAGAAAGCCGTTTGGAGCCGTATTGGCATATTGAAGCGACAAAGGTTGTTGATTATGACTGCCAGATTACCTATCAGATACCTATTCATAATCCTTATGTGCAATCGATACAGATTAATAATGACGCTTACGAGGTTACTCACAGCAGAGATAAAGCCAAAATAGACGTTACTGCTTTAGAGACTTGCCATCGTAAGATATTTTATGATGAATTGTTAGACGGTCTAAAACGTGATATTAAATCTGCAACTTTTAAAAGCTACAATGAAAAATATAAATTCCAAGAACTTAGCGAAGTAGCAGAAGATAGCAATGTCATTGAGCCACTATTACCACAGCAAGCGGCTATTCAGCAGGCATGTGCCATGCTCAATAGTGATGCGGTGAACGCTCATAATATTCACCACAACACCATTATTTTCAATAATATTCATTTGTTTTTAGTACCAGTGTTTGCCTTTGAGTTCGTTTGGGGCACTGCTTATAAAACAGGGGTTATAGAGGTCAATGGTCTGACAGGTGAAGTAATAGAAGATGGCGAATGGTACAAAGACAAAATAGGTCAGTTATTGACACCTGAGATGTTAATGGATATTAGCGTAGACTTAGCAGGGGAGCTCGTTCCTGGAGGTGGCATTATACTCAGGGTTGCTGGTCAGTTGATACAGTAATGAGGAATCCTCTTATCATTTTGCATACCTAAGAGTATCTTTATAAATGCCAGACAACAATATAAAAACCAAAGCTAAAAGCTTGGCAGCGAAGTTAAATAAGCCACCTGCAACCAAAGCTGCTAATATCGACTATCAGGCAAAGCTGGCTGAGCATGGGCTGACACGTGAGCAAGTCATCGCCACCGAGCGTAAACTGGCAAAGTTTGCCAATACTATGGATTCGCTCGTACGTGTGCCTTTTACCAAACAAGGTATGGGTGCCGATGCGGCGCTGTCGACCATTCCGCTGGCAGGTGACCTAGCAGGACTGGCGTTAACCAGTTACGCGTTTATATTAGGTCGTCAGTTGGGTGTTCCCGCGCATAAGATGACGCCAGCAGTCAGACTGGCGTTCATTGATATGGTGGTTGGCATCGTACCTGGTATCGGCACAGTACTCGATATCTTTATACGTCCGAGTCGCAAGACCTTAGGTATCGTCCACGAGCATCTGCATCATGAGTATGGCATCACTGAAACCATGCATATGGATCGGCCGTTTTTGCATCAATCCTTAGAAGACAAGCAGCAGCAAAGCCGCTTTGGTTTTTTTTGGCGCAACCCAGTCGTTGCGTGGTTGTATTTGCATATTCCTGATATTCTTGGTTTGCTCGTCATTATAGTCATTGGCTGGGGATTATGGACAGTGATCAGTTGGCTGGTCGGCCTATTTGGTAAGACAACGGGCTTTGGCTAGAGAACACTTAAAAATCATAATAAAATGACATCAAAAAGGCGGCACACGATATTACGTGTGCCGCCTTTTTTCATGCAATTTTTATGAAAGCTAATAGTAGGTTGTCATCTTTCTGTGATGACTTCTGCTTCAGCACTGACCGCATCGAAGCTAGTGACTTTATTGTTTTGAATAAGATTAATACTGCCACCACCTGCATGGCTGACTAACTGGATACTACCGTCTTTCGAGCGGTAGGTCGGGTTATTGCCTTGACCTTCAGGTGCACTTAGTGTCATTTTTGGTTTGTTGGGTAGGTTTACGATAGCATTGAGCGCGCCTGCTGCTGAGGTTTCAAAAACGACAGAAAGAGATTCACCAGTCGCGCTTTTATAGCGTACATCGGTAATTTGAGCGCCTTTAATCGCTTGCTCAGGATTGGGAGCTGTAGCAGCATTGTTGGGTATTGTACCAGTTGCCCCAAGATCATTTTCTAGCTGAGTTAAGCTGATATCGAGCTCTGAGTTTTCCGTTGTTTGCACAGAATCATCATTGATAGGCTCATCCATACTTTCATTGTTATCGTCTGGCGTATCGACATTGATATTGGTTGTCACGGGTGTGGTTTGAGTTTCCGTTTCAGTCGGTGTGTCGCTTACCGCTTCAGAGTCAGGCGATTTTTGACACCCTGTCAGTAGCAATAGGCTAAACAAAACAGCAGGAACTGCTTGATGGTAGCGCTTTAATTTTTTTGATTTTGACCATTTAGAAGCGGGAATATTCATGAGAGTGGTGCTGTCCATTAAAAGGGCTTGATTTAAGCATCGACTATAGATTATTAAGTATTAACCGTTATAACCAACTTGCGCTGACTGATATGATTTCTATGCTCACATAAATAAATACCTTGCCACATACCAAGCCCCAATGCGCCATTGATCAGTGGGATGGTTAAGCTGACTCCAAGCATGATGCTTTTAAAGTGGGCTGGCAGGTCATCCGAACCTTCTAGCGTATGGCGATACTCTGGCTGGTCGGCTGGTGCAATTCTATTCAGCCAGTCTTCGGTATCAAGTCTGACATCTGGA
The sequence above is a segment of the Psychrobacter fulvigenes genome. Coding sequences within it:
- a CDS encoding DUF4112 domain-containing protein, which gives rise to MPDNNIKTKAKSLAAKLNKPPATKAANIDYQAKLAEHGLTREQVIATERKLAKFANTMDSLVRVPFTKQGMGADAALSTIPLAGDLAGLALTSYAFILGRQLGVPAHKMTPAVRLAFIDMVVGIVPGIGTVLDIFIRPSRKTLGIVHEHLHHEYGITETMHMDRPFLHQSLEDKQQQSRFGFFWRNPVVAWLYLHIPDILGLLVIIVIGWGLWTVISWLVGLFGKTTGFG
- a CDS encoding secondary thiamine-phosphate synthase enzyme YjbQ, which encodes MPYHQATLTLPAYARGIHIITPLIEDAIEALIPHSSEAGLVHLFLQHTSASLAINENADPDVRLDTEDWLNRIAPADQPEYRHTLEGSDDLPAHFKSIMLGVSLTIPLINGALGLGMWQGIYLCEHRNHISQRKLVITVNT
- the ubiA gene encoding 4-hydroxybenzoate octaprenyltransferase, producing the protein MSPKDKLYAYMQLTRFDKPVGIELLLWPTLWGVMLAAMGQAQQQGATAGLPSLKIFVIFALGAILMRAAGCAINDFADRKVDGHVTRTKGRPLADGRLSGKEAIAAFLVLVLLSASLLFFLPIAVFYWSLGAVILAFIYPFMKRYTHLPQVFLAAAFGWAIPMAYVAVQGAPDIWCWLLFIAYMCWTVAYDTQYAMADREDDLKIGVKSTAILFGRYDVIIISLLQMIFLLIMGVVMWHYFAPTTLGVTPVFGLALVAMMFAKQNSACASRHALTCFQAFLANIWVGRYVFALIAIACLWTSMKG